From the Malus domestica chromosome 17, GDT2T_hap1 genome, one window contains:
- the LOC114822517 gene encoding E3 ubiquitin-protein ligase ATL41-like codes for MSFLSPTIPMRLLEDDEADLSFFPHKNSNNLNSKIMVISIISLSIVVLLVILLHTYARCVLRRQALRRASIRRHLGSTMAHVHSVELPKIGLEPSVIAALPMFVFRRAEGRDGGDDNAIECAVCLSMLEDEEMARLLPNCKHSFHAECIDRWLISHTTCPICRTEAKPCLHLEPREGPAAGMPTAPPLEHVNSVLSSSCMEGTSDGAQSSSAGTKVNASSVSRLSSFRRMISRDRSSRRIQSCGQEDGIEDLERQ; via the coding sequence ATGTCTTTCTTGTCTCCTACAATTCCGATGCGCCTCCTCGAGGATGACGAGGCCGATCTGTCATTCTTCCCTCACAAAAACTCAAACAACTTGAACAGCAAGATCATGGTCATATCCATCATTTCATTATCCATCGTTGTTTTGCTAGTAATCTTGCTTCATACCTACGCAAGGTGTGTCCTCCGACGCCAGGCGCTTCGCCGGGCGTCCATACGTCGTCATTTGGGGTCAACCATGGCTCATGTCCACTCCGTTGAGCTGCCCAAAATTGGACTCGAGCCCTCCGTCATTGCCGCCTTGCCCATGTTCGTGTTCAGACGTGCGGAGGGCCGAGATGGCGGGGATGACAACGCAATAGAGTGCGCTGTGTGTTTGAGCATGTTAGAGGATGAAGAAATGGCACGGTTGCTTCCAAATTGCAAGCACAGTTTCCATGCAGAGTGCATCGACAGGTGGCTGATTTCCCATACTACCTGCCCCATTTGCCGGACAGAGGCGAAGCCGTGTCTGCATCTCGAGCCACGAGAGGGTCCCGCAGCCGGGATGCCAACGGCTCCGCCGTTAGAGCATGTGAACTCTGTGTTGTCATCATCATGTATGGAAGGGACATCAGATGGTGCTCAATCCAGCTCAGCTGGTACTAAAGTGAATGCTTCATCGGTTTCCAGGTTGAGTTCTTTCAGAAGAATGATTAGTAGGGACAGATCTTCAAGACGTATTCAATCTTGCGGACAAGAGGATGGTATAGAAGATTTAGAGAGGCAGTGA
- the LOC103432240 gene encoding PLASMODESMATA CALLOSE-BINDING PROTEIN 5-like produces MHKNIAFSIILSLALFCLLILPSTAKDGVVTTELWCVAKNNAEDAPLLTALNWACGPGGADCSPIQQGGPCYDPADTQNTASYAFNDYFLKHGMTDDSCNFDNTAALTSLNPSHDKCKFPSSLSASNASISSPSTAYGNGMGPSENLNGSNKISEQWIWPLVTSFLVIAYNTWAMG; encoded by the exons atgcACAAAAACATCGCTTTCTCTATCATCCTCTCACTCGCCCTCTTCTGCCTTTTGATCCTGCCTTCCACGGCCAAGGACGGCGTGGTTACGACCGAGCTGTGGTGCGTGGCCAAGAACAACGCGGAGGACGCCCCCCTGCTGACGGCGCTGAACTGGGCATGCGGGCCTGGTGGGGCCGACTGCAGCCCAATCCAGCAAGGTGGGCCCTGCTACGACCCCGCCGACACCCAGAACACTGCCTCCTACGCTTTCAACGACTACTTTCTGAAACACGGCATGACCGACGATAGTTGCAACTTTGATAACACTGCCGCACTCACTTCTCTGAATCCCA GTCATGATAAGTGCAAATTCCCATCCAG CTTATCAGCGAGCAATGCAAGCATCTCCAGTCCATCAACAGCATATGGAAATGGAATGGGACCTAGTGAAAATTTGAACGGCAGCAATAAGATTTCTGAGCAATGGATTTGGCCCCTCGTTACCAGTTTTCTGGTCATTGCATATAATACATGGGCAATGGGTTAG